The Hyphomicrobium sp. MC1 genome window below encodes:
- a CDS encoding alpha-2-macroglobulin, with amino-acid sequence MLAHSDVEAFTQDATPMIFLARLAAVFTLMLATFATASADPKPFLHQGIAADAKRYEAYLKANWKPDGKTPAALKAQAEKDFASDPRAASRALANVVSANAQDSTAWTRLAEALLAIPPDPNNTSERYDLAIYASGAAYTGYQRATDKNEKAHALYVLGRTLEARSYWRPAIDALSLSLALADDQTTREMYDKLRGQYGFRMTDYKTDNDATPPRLCLQFSEDLSRTQTDVAKFISVGGKDPQNLVQDGKQLCLEGLKYGERYQVQIRAGLPSDIGEKLLKTSDIAVYIPDRTPYVRFGGKAYVLPSRGQQGIPVTTTNTSKIDVEVYRIGDRNLATTLQNGDMARQLSSYDVDNIRDRSGIKVYEGQMDITSKLNEDVTTAVPVTDATGKLEPGVYVMVAKPSEKQKQESYERATQWFIVSDLGLTAFSGNDGVHAFVRSLSDAIAVGGTSVKLIAKNNEVLATATTDEHGYAKFDAAITKGEGGSAPAILVAQKGEGEYAFLDLTLNAFDLSDRGVQGRDPSGPVDAYVYTERGVYRGGEDVNVTALVRDQFGKSSSVPATLMVFRPDGVEQTRFLMNDQGLGGRAHVVHLAKTAMTGTWRAKLYTDPKSEPIAERSFLVEDFVPERLDMTLSSKIKALAPDENQTIDADGRYLYGPPAAGLGLEGEVVVKASTRDVPGYTGYIFGQADEFVTPVRQALPSNLAMDQNGKASIPITLPQMPKTPKPLEASISVKLREDGGRTIERNITLPVDLKLERVGIKPLFDNLTAPEDQPAEFNVVLLGSDGKAEASSNLTWTLTRLDTTWQWYRRDGTWTYDAVTVKRKIGSGPLAVTADGAAKISQPIQWGRYRLDVASNDADGPASSLIFNAGWYTSGDSVDSPEQLDVALDKDSYKAGDTAKLRIATKLGGKALVAVLGTGLDLMKEVDIAKGGGEVDIPVDSNWGPGAYATAILYRPMDEAAKRMPSRAIGIRWLPIDQSSKQLKVAVTLPDKVKSGAHVDVPLKIEGLAPGEDARVVVAAVDLGILNLTRFETPAPEKWFGQQQKLSFEIRDFYGKLIDGMRADRGKLRSGGDGTAALQGNPTVETVVSLYSGIVQVKDDGTASVSFDLPDFNGTVRFMAVAWSKDKVGHGSGDLIVRDAVALTAAVPRFMTLGDEVDLGFSIHNVDGPAAPYKLTLSQKTGDDRNEMLSPVADKTADLKQGERIMQRVVFKPTELGEITLKAVVTGPNDIAVKREMTFNVFPPAGDIKRTTISSLKPGGKLVVSSDIAYDLIPSRTRINMSVGPAARLDVPTLLAQLDRYPYGCAEQTVSRAMPLVVANAVAAQIGIAQDKELKERVQKAIGRVFEMQDSTGAFGVWGPYSTDLWLTAYVTDFLTRAKEANYDVPRENFNRALDRLQNFIAYASDFEKGGEDRAYALYVLARNGRAPIGDLRYYADERIDRFSTPLAKAQIGAALAMMGDKERAERAFSAALAAMPDTPDSGYRSDYGSTLRDGAALVTLAAETGIAREEQPKLATVIAKAYETRTYTSTQEQAWMLLAAKALNDEVKATTLAVDGKPVNGPLLKGLTPAELKNGALTITNNGDTAVDAVISVLGAALTPEPPVSKGFKIEREAYTVDGKKIDLASLTGGKANVKQNDRFVMVVKVTSDDPAGRVMVVDRLPAGFEIENPHLVESGAIANLSWLKSTAAPEHTEFRDDRFVAAFNFGSVASSSDTENGDAGGNTITQPDGTSQAKPAPTTAMLAYIVRAVTPGTFVYPAATVEDMYRPERYARSAAGSLTVSLKE; translated from the coding sequence GTGCTCGCGCACTCGGACGTCGAGGCTTTCACACAGGATGCCACCCCCATGATTTTCCTCGCGCGCCTTGCGGCGGTTTTCACGCTCATGCTGGCGACCTTCGCAACCGCCAGCGCCGATCCCAAACCGTTCCTGCATCAGGGCATCGCCGCCGATGCCAAACGCTATGAGGCCTATCTCAAGGCCAACTGGAAACCGGACGGCAAAACGCCCGCCGCGCTGAAAGCTCAGGCCGAAAAAGACTTTGCGAGTGATCCGCGAGCCGCCTCTCGCGCGCTCGCCAATGTCGTCTCGGCAAACGCTCAGGACTCTACTGCCTGGACGCGCCTCGCCGAAGCCCTGCTCGCCATTCCGCCTGATCCCAACAATACGAGCGAACGCTACGATCTTGCGATCTATGCCTCGGGCGCGGCTTACACCGGCTACCAGCGCGCAACCGATAAGAACGAGAAAGCCCACGCGCTTTACGTCCTCGGGCGCACGCTCGAGGCCCGCTCCTATTGGCGTCCCGCGATCGACGCGCTGAGCCTCAGCCTCGCGCTCGCCGACGACCAGACCACCCGCGAAATGTATGACAAGCTGCGCGGCCAGTACGGCTTCCGCATGACCGACTACAAGACCGACAACGACGCGACGCCGCCGCGCCTCTGCCTGCAGTTCTCCGAAGACCTGTCGCGCACGCAGACCGACGTTGCGAAATTCATTTCCGTCGGCGGCAAAGACCCGCAAAACCTCGTGCAGGACGGCAAGCAGCTTTGCCTCGAAGGCCTGAAGTACGGCGAACGCTATCAGGTTCAGATCCGTGCCGGATTGCCGTCCGACATCGGCGAGAAACTGCTGAAAACCTCCGATATCGCCGTCTACATTCCCGACCGCACGCCGTACGTCCGCTTCGGCGGCAAAGCCTATGTGCTACCCTCGCGCGGCCAGCAGGGCATTCCGGTCACAACGACGAACACCAGCAAGATCGACGTTGAAGTTTATCGCATCGGCGACCGCAACCTCGCGACGACACTGCAAAACGGCGACATGGCGCGTCAGCTTTCGAGCTATGACGTCGATAACATTCGCGATCGTTCGGGCATCAAGGTCTACGAAGGCCAGATGGATATTACCTCCAAGCTCAACGAGGACGTGACGACGGCCGTGCCCGTCACCGACGCCACCGGCAAGCTCGAACCCGGCGTCTACGTCATGGTCGCCAAGCCCTCCGAAAAGCAGAAGCAGGAAAGTTACGAGCGCGCGACGCAGTGGTTCATTGTCTCCGACCTGGGCCTCACCGCATTTAGCGGCAATGACGGCGTGCACGCGTTCGTCCGCTCGCTGAGCGATGCCATCGCTGTCGGCGGCACGTCTGTGAAGCTGATTGCCAAAAACAACGAAGTGCTCGCCACCGCCACGACCGACGAGCATGGCTACGCCAAGTTCGACGCCGCGATCACCAAAGGCGAAGGCGGCTCGGCGCCCGCAATCCTCGTCGCGCAGAAAGGCGAAGGCGAATACGCGTTCCTCGATCTGACACTCAACGCCTTCGATCTCTCCGACCGCGGCGTGCAGGGCCGCGATCCGTCCGGTCCTGTCGATGCCTACGTCTATACCGAGCGCGGCGTCTATCGCGGCGGCGAGGACGTGAACGTCACGGCGCTCGTGCGCGACCAGTTCGGCAAATCGTCATCCGTCCCGGCGACGCTGATGGTCTTCCGCCCCGATGGCGTCGAGCAGACGCGCTTCCTGATGAACGATCAGGGTCTCGGCGGCCGCGCGCACGTCGTGCATCTCGCCAAGACAGCAATGACCGGCACCTGGCGTGCGAAGCTCTACACCGATCCGAAATCAGAGCCGATCGCGGAGCGGTCATTCCTCGTCGAAGATTTCGTCCCCGAACGCCTCGACATGACGCTCTCATCGAAAATCAAGGCACTCGCGCCGGACGAAAACCAGACGATTGACGCCGATGGCCGCTATCTCTACGGCCCGCCCGCCGCTGGTCTCGGCCTCGAAGGCGAAGTCGTCGTCAAGGCATCGACCAGGGACGTTCCCGGTTATACCGGCTATATCTTCGGCCAAGCTGACGAGTTCGTAACGCCGGTACGTCAGGCGCTGCCGTCGAACCTCGCAATGGATCAGAACGGCAAGGCGTCGATCCCGATCACCCTGCCGCAGATGCCGAAAACGCCGAAGCCGCTGGAAGCTTCGATCTCCGTGAAGCTGCGCGAAGACGGCGGCCGCACCATCGAGCGCAACATCACGCTGCCCGTCGATCTGAAACTCGAACGCGTCGGCATCAAGCCGCTGTTCGACAACTTGACAGCGCCCGAGGATCAGCCCGCCGAATTCAACGTCGTGCTGCTCGGCTCCGACGGCAAAGCCGAAGCATCGAGCAATCTCACCTGGACGCTGACGCGCCTCGATACGACGTGGCAGTGGTATCGCCGCGACGGCACGTGGACCTATGACGCCGTCACCGTGAAGCGCAAGATCGGCAGCGGACCGCTCGCTGTAACCGCGGACGGTGCTGCAAAGATCTCGCAGCCGATCCAGTGGGGCCGTTACCGTCTTGACGTTGCGTCAAACGATGCGGACGGCCCGGCATCGAGCCTCATCTTCAACGCCGGCTGGTACACGTCCGGCGACTCAGTTGATTCACCCGAGCAGCTCGACGTCGCGCTGGATAAAGACAGCTACAAAGCCGGCGACACCGCGAAGCTGCGCATCGCCACGAAGCTCGGCGGCAAGGCGCTCGTCGCCGTGCTCGGCACCGGCCTCGACCTGATGAAAGAGGTCGATATCGCCAAGGGCGGCGGCGAAGTCGACATTCCCGTCGATAGCAACTGGGGACCGGGCGCCTACGCCACCGCGATTCTCTACCGACCGATGGACGAAGCGGCAAAGCGCATGCCGAGCCGCGCCATCGGCATCCGCTGGCTACCGATCGACCAGTCGAGCAAGCAGCTGAAAGTTGCCGTGACGCTCCCTGACAAGGTGAAGTCCGGCGCGCACGTCGACGTGCCGCTGAAGATCGAAGGCCTGGCACCCGGCGAAGACGCCCGCGTCGTCGTTGCGGCTGTCGATCTCGGCATTCTAAATCTCACGCGCTTCGAAACGCCCGCCCCGGAGAAGTGGTTCGGTCAGCAGCAGAAGCTGTCATTCGAAATCCGCGACTTCTACGGCAAGCTGATCGATGGTATGCGCGCTGACCGTGGCAAGCTCCGCTCAGGCGGCGATGGCACCGCCGCGCTGCAAGGAAATCCGACGGTCGAAACAGTCGTGTCGCTCTATTCCGGCATCGTACAGGTGAAGGACGACGGCACTGCGAGCGTGTCGTTCGATCTGCCGGACTTCAACGGCACCGTCCGCTTCATGGCGGTTGCCTGGAGCAAGGATAAGGTCGGCCATGGCTCGGGCGATTTGATCGTCCGCGACGCGGTCGCGCTGACCGCCGCCGTACCGCGCTTCATGACGCTTGGCGACGAGGTCGATCTCGGCTTCTCGATCCACAACGTCGATGGGCCGGCCGCGCCGTACAAACTCACGCTGTCCCAGAAAACCGGCGACGACCGCAACGAAATGCTCTCTCCCGTTGCCGACAAGACGGCAGACCTGAAGCAAGGCGAACGCATCATGCAGCGCGTTGTCTTCAAGCCGACTGAGCTTGGTGAGATTACGCTGAAGGCTGTCGTCACCGGCCCGAACGATATCGCCGTCAAGCGGGAGATGACGTTCAATGTCTTCCCGCCCGCAGGCGACATCAAGCGCACGACGATTTCGTCGCTGAAGCCCGGCGGCAAGCTCGTCGTCTCGTCCGACATCGCTTACGATCTGATCCCGTCGCGCACGCGGATCAACATGTCGGTCGGACCGGCCGCGCGTCTCGACGTGCCGACGCTTCTCGCGCAACTCGACCGCTACCCCTACGGCTGCGCCGAGCAGACAGTGTCGCGTGCGATGCCGCTCGTCGTCGCCAATGCGGTCGCGGCTCAGATCGGCATTGCACAGGACAAAGAGCTGAAGGAGCGCGTGCAGAAAGCCATCGGCCGCGTCTTCGAAATGCAGGACTCAACCGGCGCGTTCGGCGTCTGGGGTCCATACAGCACCGACCTGTGGCTGACGGCTTACGTCACAGACTTCCTGACGCGTGCGAAGGAAGCGAACTACGACGTGCCGCGCGAGAACTTCAATCGCGCCCTCGACCGGCTGCAGAACTTCATCGCCTATGCATCCGACTTCGAAAAAGGCGGCGAAGACCGGGCCTATGCGCTCTATGTTCTCGCCCGCAACGGCCGCGCGCCCATCGGCGATCTTCGCTACTACGCCGATGAACGCATTGACCGCTTCTCGACGCCGCTGGCTAAAGCGCAAATCGGTGCCGCACTCGCGATGATGGGCGACAAGGAACGCGCCGAGCGCGCGTTCTCCGCAGCCCTCGCCGCAATGCCCGATACGCCCGATAGCGGCTATCGCAGCGACTACGGCTCGACTCTGCGTGACGGCGCAGCTCTCGTCACGCTCGCCGCCGAAACCGGCATCGCGCGGGAAGAGCAGCCGAAGCTCGCGACCGTCATCGCCAAGGCCTACGAGACGCGCACGTACACATCCACGCAGGAACAAGCCTGGATGCTGCTTGCCGCGAAGGCTTTGAACGATGAGGTGAAAGCAACGACGCTCGCCGTCGATGGCAAGCCGGTGAACGGCCCGCTGCTGAAAGGTCTGACGCCCGCCGAGTTGAAGAACGGCGCGCTGACGATCACCAACAACGGCGACACCGCCGTCGATGCTGTGATCTCGGTTCTCGGTGCAGCACTCACGCCCGAGCCGCCGGTTTCGAAAGGCTTCAAGATCGAACGCGAGGCCTACACGGTCGATGGCAAGAAGATCGATCTCGCAAGCCTGACCGGCGGCAAGGCGAACGTGAAGCAGAACGACCGGTTCGTCATGGTCGTGAAGGTCACGTCGGATGATCCGGCCGGCCGCGTCATGGTCGTCGACCGCTTGCCCGCAGGCTTCGAGATCGAAAACCCGCATCTCGTCGAAAGCGGCGCGATCGCGAACCTCTCGTGGCTGAAATCGACGGCAGCGCCGGAGCACACTGAGTTCCGCGACGATCGCTTTGTTGCAG
- a CDS encoding ATP-binding protein has product MGVEGASLKQSTFAPSLAPDKLSEAFEHSITWEDDLWRADPVDVPEIHAKARQKFNDLLTAVTSGRGYHMQDRILLFHGQSGAGKTHLLRALRTDSHRTGQSYFGYAQMTPDVQNYADFYLRRLVHSLEKPYDPDRFGESALSRLTNRMVLDSEVISSEDLDKLRDDTLDDKQLAQLILRLADQIVACEKFQTQELDINIVRALLYLQRRDPRIDQRVRQYLNGRNLTAIAHEAVSALDPNDGEDRAFEIIKALGALVWTVDRAALVFCIDQVEDLRFFDNAEDRFQRAVRDLIQIANRLTNAIIIISCLEDFYGQVRSLVAQSYIDRIEKSGPVLLRESRTPEEARLIISKRLAYHSEVNGDGLSFPDASQFFGPQFFEEFGGLSTRRLLEHAQSRLREATSTEGDDREPEPERPSFISTLAQALGQAIGFNDEPDAPGSLSAVQFREMWERFANESEAEMPADEGELVDILSGALQLAREEWNRAIEITTKRLELGDELPALDLTVRHRTGFANDVRIFICNGKTQGGALKRQLDKVLTSMQGKPCFMLRASDFPPNSKNQTAQALRKFRENGGRQLLVPIPEWERMMTVREFTAHHRGDASMTQWLEGAKPLSSLISITHLLRLDLLGRPVPRLVAKEMDDPQSSLDGFDMLSNEQARGANPNGNDSGLPANDDDLPMSVILDEDGSYGASILAGRENGMRGPRPVTLNKSVLKRHAAFLGGSGSGKTTLALSIIEQLLLRGIPAVLIDRKGDLASYANPEVWRSSENETPDRRSEREKLADAIDVAVYTPGRASGRPISITLLPNGINELPDHEQQLLANLSAAALGEMLHLKNSATHQKQSGVLAVALRILGSLSTNEVTLADLIHLLEDEHPELTDQTQRMDPSGKLRRDLVAQLDSLRLRNAALFEGGGESLRMESLLGLGRYQRPNRTRLSVIYTGFLGDNENILFWVSQFLSEALRFCQRNPNDELQAVVMFDEADLYIPANAKPATAEPLQSLLKRARSAGLGLMLATQSPGDLDYKSRDQITSWFIGRVREDTALRKLKAAFQSESGLDPALALPGQTVGEFHLVQEGLVRPIKAQRSLIGAEQVPFDRIEQLAAETRGTDERQLRLFDVR; this is encoded by the coding sequence ATGGGTGTTGAAGGCGCTTCCCTCAAACAGTCGACGTTCGCCCCCTCGCTCGCGCCTGACAAGCTGAGCGAGGCGTTCGAGCATTCGATCACCTGGGAAGATGATCTTTGGCGCGCTGACCCGGTCGACGTGCCGGAAATTCACGCCAAGGCGCGCCAGAAATTCAACGATCTGCTGACGGCCGTCACCTCGGGCCGCGGCTATCACATGCAGGATCGCATCCTGCTGTTTCACGGCCAGTCGGGCGCCGGAAAAACCCATCTTCTGCGCGCGCTCAGAACGGACTCGCATCGCACGGGCCAAAGTTATTTCGGCTACGCGCAGATGACGCCCGACGTGCAGAACTACGCCGATTTCTATCTGCGGCGCCTCGTGCACTCGCTGGAAAAACCCTACGATCCGGATCGCTTCGGCGAATCCGCACTGTCGCGGCTAACGAACCGGATGGTGCTCGATTCCGAGGTGATCTCTTCCGAAGACCTCGACAAGCTCCGCGACGACACGCTCGACGACAAGCAACTCGCACAGCTCATTCTGCGTCTCGCCGACCAGATCGTCGCCTGCGAAAAGTTCCAAACCCAGGAACTCGACATCAACATCGTGCGCGCGCTTCTCTATCTGCAGCGCCGCGATCCGCGCATCGACCAGCGCGTCCGCCAATATCTCAACGGCCGTAATCTGACGGCGATTGCGCACGAAGCCGTCAGCGCGCTCGACCCGAACGACGGCGAAGATCGCGCTTTCGAGATCATCAAGGCGCTCGGCGCACTCGTCTGGACGGTTGATCGCGCCGCGCTCGTCTTCTGCATCGATCAGGTCGAAGACCTGCGCTTCTTCGACAACGCCGAAGATCGTTTTCAGCGCGCCGTGCGCGATCTCATCCAGATCGCCAACCGGCTGACGAATGCGATCATCATCATTTCGTGCCTTGAAGATTTCTACGGCCAGGTGCGCAGCCTCGTCGCGCAGTCCTACATCGACCGCATCGAGAAATCCGGTCCCGTCCTGCTGCGCGAAAGCCGGACGCCGGAAGAAGCGCGCCTCATAATATCGAAGCGTCTTGCCTATCATTCCGAGGTCAACGGCGACGGCTTGAGCTTCCCCGATGCCTCGCAATTCTTCGGCCCGCAGTTCTTCGAAGAGTTCGGCGGCCTGTCGACGCGTCGCCTGTTGGAGCACGCCCAATCGCGCCTGCGCGAAGCGACCTCGACCGAAGGCGATGACCGCGAGCCGGAGCCTGAGCGTCCGTCCTTCATCTCGACACTGGCGCAAGCGCTTGGCCAGGCAATCGGCTTCAACGACGAACCCGATGCGCCGGGCTCATTGTCGGCCGTCCAATTCCGCGAAATGTGGGAACGCTTCGCCAACGAGAGCGAAGCCGAAATGCCCGCCGATGAGGGCGAACTCGTCGATATATTGTCCGGCGCTCTGCAGCTCGCACGCGAAGAATGGAATAGGGCGATCGAGATCACGACTAAGAGGCTGGAACTCGGCGACGAGCTGCCTGCGCTAGATCTCACCGTGCGTCACCGCACCGGATTTGCCAACGACGTGCGCATTTTTATCTGCAACGGGAAGACTCAGGGGGGCGCCTTGAAGCGCCAGCTCGACAAAGTGCTGACATCGATGCAGGGCAAGCCCTGCTTCATGCTCCGCGCGAGCGACTTCCCCCCGAACTCGAAAAACCAGACGGCCCAGGCGCTCAGGAAATTCCGCGAAAATGGCGGCCGTCAGCTTCTCGTGCCGATCCCCGAGTGGGAACGCATGATGACGGTACGGGAGTTCACCGCGCATCATCGCGGCGATGCGAGCATGACGCAATGGCTGGAAGGCGCAAAGCCATTGTCCAGCCTGATCTCGATCACGCACCTTTTGCGTCTCGATCTGCTCGGCCGTCCCGTACCACGCCTCGTCGCCAAAGAGATGGACGACCCGCAATCGTCGCTCGACGGCTTCGACATGCTATCCAACGAACAGGCGCGTGGCGCGAACCCGAACGGCAACGACTCTGGCCTTCCCGCCAACGATGACGACCTTCCGATGTCTGTCATCCTCGACGAAGACGGCAGCTACGGCGCGAGCATTCTCGCAGGGCGCGAAAACGGCATGCGTGGGCCGCGTCCCGTAACACTCAACAAGAGCGTTCTAAAGCGCCACGCAGCGTTCCTCGGTGGCTCCGGCTCCGGTAAAACGACCCTGGCGCTCTCAATCATCGAGCAGCTTTTGCTTCGCGGCATTCCCGCGGTCCTGATCGACCGCAAAGGCGACCTTGCGAGCTACGCCAACCCCGAAGTCTGGCGTTCGAGCGAAAACGAAACGCCCGACCGTCGCTCGGAGCGCGAGAAACTCGCCGACGCGATTGACGTCGCCGTTTACACACCGGGCCGCGCATCCGGCCGGCCAATCTCGATTACACTGCTTCCAAACGGTATCAACGAGCTGCCCGATCACGAGCAGCAGTTGCTGGCGAACCTGTCGGCCGCCGCTCTCGGCGAAATGCTGCATCTGAAGAATTCCGCGACCCACCAGAAGCAGTCCGGCGTGCTCGCCGTGGCGCTGCGCATATTAGGTTCGCTGTCGACCAACGAAGTGACGCTCGCCGACCTGATCCATCTTCTCGAAGATGAGCATCCGGAGCTGACCGACCAGACCCAGCGCATGGACCCGTCGGGCAAGCTGCGCCGCGATCTCGTCGCTCAGTTGGACTCGCTGCGCCTGCGCAACGCCGCGCTGTTTGAAGGCGGCGGCGAAAGCCTGCGCATGGAAAGCCTGCTCGGCCTCGGCCGTTATCAGCGCCCGAATCGCACGCGCCTGTCCGTCATTTACACCGGCTTCCTTGGCGACAACGAAAACATCCTGTTCTGGGTCTCGCAGTTCCTGTCGGAAGCGCTGCGCTTCTGTCAACGCAACCCGAACGACGAACTGCAGGCCGTCGTCATGTTCGACGAAGCCGACCTTTACATTCCCGCCAACGCAAAGCCTGCGACCGCAGAGCCTCTGCAAAGCTTGCTGAAACGCGCCCGTTCCGCCGGTCTTGGTTTGATGCTCGCCACCCAGTCGCCGGGCGACCTCGATTATAAGAGCCGCGACCAGATCACGAGCTGGTTCATCGGCCGCGTTCGCGAAGACACCGCCCTTCGCAAGCTCAAGGCCGCCTTCCAGTCGGAATCGGGCCTCGACCCAGCCCTGGCGCTGCCGGGCCAAACCGTTGGTGAATTCCACCTCGTTCAGGAAGGCCTTGTGCGGCCGATAAAGGCCCAGCGTTCGCTGATCGGCGCCGAACAGGTGCCCTTCGACCGGATCGAGCAATTGGCCGCCGAAACCCGCGGTACGGACGAGCGGCAGCTACGCCTGTTTGACGTTAGATAA
- a CDS encoding transglycosylase domain-containing protein encodes MLRLLRHLTALADFCLWAPRWIARWLMMAVAFNPKLGPLRHVFTAAIVYVFFALILVYIAAPIRGYLGDVSMHDKLGYDAERWLATAIYDPKGNFVGTFDPRLDSLRDVNYTDSAIALGDYVANPDHKSIPVRTVPEQYWRCLSYHEDRYLGGPLNPFGIDLLGVLKIPVTAVTRTIASGRPSLGVGGSTLPMQFARVIYKTPPSADESGIDKLKRKFGEWWLAPVIYRDLTRGGDDTLLKQWAANHIWLAQRTGGQPLHGVEVTSQVVFGKEAKDLSTAEQFVLASAVNKPIILLEGSDRLNAVRLDRWRYITEVRARTCAEKLITDEAEQRKVVFELMALAGGPPDPKVKPKLEAALERFAPHEMKRAEANPMIRANLLLPAARFGIREEMKQRYGFAWRDHIRGVTTTFDIGDNLAFRDKIDAELSALDTKWASRIDPAFTLDPQKVTADKTLPDVVVVAADGNGNIVRYYESGETAAYFGSLPARRSDTGFYDPSLESRQVASTGKMILAVALANQGRDGPGSLYTDSQAPAQELDTCAKGGSTGSRKAIVAFACSLNAPLITRGAQLGQTPIKRLIDGFGFTMPPAAALGGTPPSTAVVLGQVAAAPRRVHFMSSLILASLIGRSTQPIHPPTLIAAYDYTQKGQGGAGIAAAASPAIIPKALIRPRATGLIRALLEAPLCYQTGGQSYGTLRSLSQWCARRRGDLRVHFAKTGTSVTLDPDATVDTWASGGLQFTNGAAYSYVVLVGTGNASRPWARHLHAAQIAAPLLDVLLRDLEDDAKSHPRRDFLPRRRTVPVAATRMSAKEFADAAR; translated from the coding sequence ATGTTACGTCTTCTGCGGCATCTGACCGCCCTCGCGGACTTCTGCCTCTGGGCACCGCGTTGGATTGCGCGTTGGCTGATGATGGCGGTGGCGTTCAACCCGAAGCTCGGGCCGCTCCGTCACGTCTTCACAGCCGCGATCGTCTACGTCTTCTTCGCGCTGATCCTAGTCTATATCGCAGCGCCCATCCGAGGCTACCTCGGAGACGTATCTATGCACGACAAACTCGGCTACGACGCCGAGCGCTGGCTCGCGACAGCGATCTATGACCCAAAGGGCAACTTCGTCGGCACCTTTGATCCCCGCCTCGATAGCCTGCGAGATGTGAACTACACCGACAGCGCCATCGCGCTCGGCGATTACGTCGCAAACCCCGATCACAAATCGATCCCTGTGCGCACTGTGCCGGAGCAATACTGGCGCTGCCTCTCATACCACGAAGATCGTTATCTCGGCGGTCCGCTCAATCCGTTCGGCATCGACCTTCTCGGCGTCCTGAAAATTCCGGTGACCGCCGTCACGCGAACGATCGCGTCTGGTCGCCCTTCTCTCGGCGTTGGCGGCTCGACGCTGCCTATGCAGTTCGCGCGCGTCATCTACAAAACTCCGCCGAGCGCCGACGAAAGCGGCATCGACAAGCTCAAACGCAAGTTCGGCGAATGGTGGCTCGCACCCGTCATCTACCGCGACCTCACGCGCGGTGGTGACGACACGCTGTTGAAGCAATGGGCCGCGAACCACATCTGGCTCGCCCAGCGAACCGGCGGCCAACCTCTTCACGGCGTCGAAGTCACGAGCCAGGTCGTGTTCGGCAAGGAAGCAAAAGACCTCTCGACCGCCGAGCAGTTCGTGCTCGCCTCAGCCGTCAACAAGCCGATCATTCTGCTCGAAGGCAGCGACCGCCTGAATGCCGTCCGCCTCGACCGCTGGCGCTACATCACAGAGGTGCGCGCCCGCACCTGCGCCGAAAAGCTCATCACCGACGAAGCCGAACAGCGCAAAGTCGTCTTCGAGCTGATGGCCCTGGCGGGCGGGCCACCCGATCCGAAAGTCAAACCAAAACTCGAAGCTGCCCTCGAACGCTTCGCGCCGCATGAAATGAAACGCGCCGAAGCCAACCCGATGATCCGCGCCAACCTGCTGCTGCCCGCCGCACGCTTCGGCATCCGCGAAGAAATGAAGCAGCGTTACGGCTTCGCCTGGCGCGACCACATCCGCGGCGTAACGACGACTTTCGACATCGGCGACAACCTCGCTTTCCGCGACAAGATCGATGCGGAACTGAGCGCCCTGGACACGAAATGGGCCTCCCGCATCGACCCGGCCTTCACGCTCGATCCCCAAAAGGTCACTGCGGACAAGACGCTTCCGGACGTCGTCGTCGTCGCGGCTGACGGCAACGGCAATATCGTGCGCTATTACGAATCCGGCGAGACCGCGGCCTACTTCGGCTCGCTCCCAGCCCGCCGCTCCGATACCGGCTTTTACGATCCATCACTCGAAAGCCGGCAGGTCGCTTCGACCGGCAAGATGATCCTGGCCGTCGCGCTCGCCAACCAGGGCCGCGATGGACCCGGCAGTCTCTACACCGACTCTCAGGCGCCCGCCCAAGAGCTCGACACATGCGCCAAGGGCGGCAGCACCGGCAGCCGCAAAGCGATCGTCGCGTTTGCATGCTCGCTTAATGCGCCGCTGATCACTCGCGGCGCGCAACTCGGGCAAACGCCGATCAAACGGCTGATCGACGGCTTTGGTTTCACGATGCCACCCGCCGCCGCGCTCGGCGGCACGCCACCATCGACGGCCGTCGTCCTCGGACAGGTTGCAGCCGCCCCGCGCCGCGTCCACTTCATGTCGAGCCTCATTCTTGCGTCTCTCATCGGCCGCAGCACGCAGCCGATCCATCCGCCGACGCTGATTGCTGCATACGACTACACGCAGAAAGGCCAAGGCGGCGCCGGAATAGCGGCCGCGGCGAGTCCTGCGATCATCCCGAAAGCGTTGATCCGCCCGAGGGCGACCGGCTTGATCCGCGCACTTCTCGAAGCCCCGCTTTGCTATCAGACCGGCGGGCAATCTTACGGCACGCTCCGAAGTCTCAGCCAATGGTGCGCACGACGCCGTGGCGATCTGCGTGTGCACTTCGCGAAAACCGGAACCTCCGTCACACTCGATCCCGACGCGACGGTCGACACCTGGGCGTCAGGCGGCCTGCAATTCACGAACGGCGCCGCTTATTCATATGTCGTCCTCGTCGGGACCGGAAACGCATCGCGCCCCTGGGCCCGCCATTTGCACGCCGCCCAGATCGCAGCACCCCTGCTCGACGTCTTGCTGCGCGATCTCGAAGACGACGCCAAATCGCATCCGCGCCGCGACTTCCTTCCTCGGCGCCGCACGGTGCCCGTCGCTGCAACGCGCATGTCCGCAAAAGAATTCGCCGACGCCGCCCGCTGA